One genomic region from Magallana gigas chromosome 3, xbMagGiga1.1, whole genome shotgun sequence encodes:
- the LOC117692874 gene encoding ultra-long-chain fatty acid omega-hydroxylase, whose translation MSAILLSAVISVVVIIIFQLLIKLLRVKYAYHGLPEPLEDKHWLLGHLPIFSNKIAGQSVVDKFLEWTAKYPRMYVLWFGPFDARVVLNHPDPIKKILKTSDPKPVNFGQVYRHGIPWLGEGLLIAGGAKWKRSRRLLTPAFHFDILRPYVKIYKSCADILARNIEISVEKNESVEIFSLVSSCTLDIILQCAFSYKTDCQNFCGTIHPYISAVNEISATWNRRNRAPWLHPDFIFYRTAEGKSFKAKCDYVHQVAEDVIDKRRNTLETQGISSQKYLDFLDILLTAKDENGKGMSKEDIRSEVDTFMFEGHDTTASAISWILYSLAENPECQRKCQEEIDKVISETKSGQLEWKDLGRLEYLTQCIKEGMRLHSPVPGILRDIQSPLREGDHEIPARTSVLISINGLHHNPTVWGKDHAQFKPERFSPENTEERDSFAFCPFSAGPRNCIGQNFAMSEERTVLATLLQRFTFSVDKTHKVEKQISAVMRARYGIKLFAAPR comes from the exons ATGTCAGCGATTCTGTTGTCAGCCGTAATTAGTGTTGTGGTCATAATAATATTTCAGCTGTTGATCAAATTACTGAGAGTGAAGTATGCCTACCATGGACTCCCTGAGCCTCTTGAGGACAAGCACTGGTTACTTGGTCATCTCCCAATT tTCTCAAATAAGATAGCTGGGCAGTCGGTCGTAGACAAGTTTCTGGAATGGACGGCCAAATATCCCAGAATGTACGTCCTTTGGTTTGGTCCCTTCGACGCCAGGGTGGTGCTGAATCATCCGGACCCCATTAAAAAGATCCTTAAAACCTCAG ATCCAAAACCTGTGAACTTTGGCCAGGTGTACAGACATGGAATTCCATGGTTGGGAGAGGGACTTCTGATAGCAGGGGGTGCCAAATGGAAGCGCTCCAGACGTCTGCTTACTCCCGCCTTTCATTTTGACATCCTGAGACCTTATGTGAAGATCTACAAGTCCTGCGCAGATATTCTAGCG CGAAACATAGAAATCTCGGTCGAGAAGAACGAAAGTGTAGAAATATTCAGCCTTGTCAGTTCCTGCACCCTGGACATTATTTTACAGTGTGCGTTTTCCTATAAGACGGACTGTCAAAATTTCTG CGGGACCATACACCCATACATATCAGCCGTAAATGAGATTTCAGCTACATGGAATCGAAGAAATAG GGCTCCCTGGCTACACCCAGACTTTATATTTTACCGAACGGCAGAGGGGAAGAGTTTTAAAGCCAAGTGTGATTACGTCCACCAAGTAGCTGAGGATGTGATAGACAAAAGACGCAACACATTG GAAACTCAGGGTATATCTTCCCAAAAGTATTTGGATTTCTTGGACATCCTTTTGACAGCTAAAGATGAGAACGGAAAAGGAATGTCAAAAGAAGACATTCGTAGTGAAGTGGACACATTCATGTTTGAGG GCCATGACACTACAGCTAGCGCCATCTCGTGGATCCTCTATTCTTTGGCGGAAAATCCCGAATGTCAGCGGAAATGTCAGGAAGAAATCGATAAGGTCATCAGTGAGACCAAATCTGGACAACTCGAGTG GAAGGACCTGGGTAGGCTGGAGTACCTGACACAGTGCATCAAAGAAGGAATGCGCCTCCACTCCCCTGTTCCTGGGATTTTAAGGGACATCCAGTCCCCCCTCAGAGAGGGGGACCACGAGATCCCTGCCAGGACCAGTGTCTTGATCAGTATCAATGGTCTCCATCATAACCCCACTGTGTGGGGGAAGGACCATGCCCAGTTTAAACCCGAGAGGTTCTCTCCAGAAAACACCGAGGAAAGAGACTCGTTCGCCTTCTGCCCATTTTCTGCAGGTCCAAG AAACTGTATCGGTCAAAATTTTGCCATGAGTGAAGAACGGACAGTGCTTGCTACATTGCTTCAACG ATTTACCTTTTCTGTGGACAAAACACATAAGGTTGAGAAGCAGATCTCTGCCGTAATGCGAGCAAGATATGGGATCAAACTATTCGCCGCCCCACGATAG
- the LOC105327172 gene encoding nacrein-like protein isoform X1, producing MEAVRGDWLHLLLLLTLACLVIVIVRLVVGLYHRRILFRGFPEPIEERHWLFGHLLVFAGKTSRLDKVLEWTAKFPKMFIIRPGPFRVRVILHHPECVKQVLVTSDPKPVGFGEPYRHGLPWLGEGLLMSSGQKWKRSRRLLTPAFHFDILKPYVKIYKTCADILSENLNEHADTGKSVEIYNLVSSCTLDIILRCAFSYTTDCQSKRETTHPYVSAVQDIAMTWLLRNKSPWLYPDFIFYRTKQGQKFKSDCDYVHKIAEDIIDKRRRELEREDLSHKRYLDFLDILLTAKDESGNGLTKEDIRNEVDTFLFEGHDTTASAISWILYSLAENPECQQKCQEEIDKVVSETKSGQLEWKDLGKLDYLTECIKEGMRVHSPVPGVSRVNTQPIKVDDVTIPPGTIILINFYALHHNPTVWGQDHMEFKPERFNRDNSEKRDSFAFCPFSAGPRNCIGQNFAMSEEKVVLASLLRRFSFSLDKDHKVDKVIAAVMRPVDGIKLYIRSRDN from the exons ATGGAAGCAGTAAGAGGGGACTGGCTTCATCTTTTGTTGCTACTGACCTTGGCCTGCCTCGTTATCGTTATCGTCAGACTTGTCGTCGGACTGTACCACCGGAGGATCCTATTCCGAGGCTTCCCGGAACCGATAGAAGAGAGACACTGGCTATTTGGTCACCTACTAGTG tttgcTGGAAAGACTTCAAGATTAGACAAAGTCTTAGAATGGACGGCAAAATTTCCAAAGATGTTTATCATCAGGCCCGGACCTTTCCGTGTCCGTGTCATCCTCCATCATCCGGAGTGTGTCAAACAGGTGCTCGTGACGTCAG ATCCTAAACCGGTCGGGTTCGGTGAACCGTACCGCCATGGACTTCCGTGGCTGGGGGAGGGACTTCTCATGTCCAGTGGACAAAAATGGAAGCGCTCCAGACGTCTGCTTACTCCCGCCTTCCATTTTGACATCCTGAAACCTTACGTGAAAATCTACAAGACCTGTGCAGATATATTATCG GAAAACCTCAATGAACATGCCGACACAGGTAAAAGCGTTGAAATATACAACCTGGTCAGCTCCTGTACATTGGATATAATTCTAAGGTGTGCCTTCTCCTATACAACAGATTGTCAGAGCAAAAG AGAGACGACCCATCCATACGTAAGTGCCGTACAGGACATAGCTATGACATGGCTCTTAagaaataa GTCGCCCTGGTTGTACCCGGATTTCATTTTCTACAGAACAAAAcaaggtcaaaaatttaaatcagatTGCGATTATGTCCACAAGATTGCTGAGGATATCATTGACAAGCGTCGGAGGGAGCTA GAACGCGAGGATTTATCACACAAACGATATCTCGATTTCTTGGACATCTTATTAACTGCGAAAGATGAAAGCGGAAATGGATTGACTAAAGAGGATATCCGAAATGAAGTTGACACGTTTTTGTTTGAAG GTCATGACACTACAGCTAGCGCCATCTCGTGGATCCTCTATTCTCTGGCGGAGAACCCTGAATGTCAGCAGAAATGTCAGGAAGAAATCGATAAGGTCGTCAGTGAGACCAAGTCTGGACAACTCGAGTG GAAGGATTTGGGAAAGTTGGACTACCTTACCGAGTGTATCAAGGAAGGTATGCGGGTTCACTCCCCTGTCCCAGGGGTGTCCAGAGTTAACACCCAGCCAATAAAGGTAGACGATGTCACCATACCCCCGGGCACCATAATTCTTATCAACTTCTACGCACTGCATCACAACCCAACAGTATGGGGCCAGGATCATATGGAGTTTAAACCGGAAAGGTTCAACAGAGATAATTCGGAAAAAAGAGATTCCTTCGCGTTTTGTCCATTCTCGGCGGGACCTAG AAACTGTATAGGACAAAACTTTGCCATGAGCGAAGAGAAAGTGGTGTTAGCTAGCCTATTACGTAG GTTTTCCTTTTCGTTGGACAAGGATCATAAGGTTGATAAAGTGATAGCAGCTGTCATGCGACCTGTGGATGGCATCAAATTGTACATTCGGTCAAGAGACAACTAA
- the LOC117692875 gene encoding prostaglandin E2 omega-hydroxylase CYP4F21-like → MSKEDIRSKVDTFMFEGHDITASAISWILFSLAENSICQRKCQEEIDKVIRETKFGQLKWKNLDELEYLHQRRDAPPFTGSSDGEGHQNSPRVGDIIEIPARTSILISIKSPP, encoded by the exons ATGTCAAAAGAGGACATTCGGAGTAAAGTGGACACATTCATGTTCGAAG GCCATGACATTACAGCCAGCGCCATCTCTTGGATCCTATTTTCTTTGGCGGAGAACTCCATATGTCAGCGGAAATGTCAGGAAGAAATCGATAAGGTCATCAGGGAGACCAAGTTTGGACAACTCAAGTG GAAGAACTTAGATGAGCTTGAATATCTGCATCAAAGAAGAGATGCACCTCCATTCACCGGTTCAAGCGATGGTGAGGGACATCAAAACTCCCCAAGAGTAGGGGACATCATCGAGATCCCTGCTAGGACCAGCATCTTGATCAGTATCAAATCTCCACCATAA
- the LOC105327172 gene encoding nacrein-like protein isoform X2 — protein MEAVRGDWLHLLLLLTLACLVIVIVRLVVGLYHRRILFRGFPEPIEERHWLFGHLLVFAGKTSRLDKVLEWTAKFPKMFIIRPGPFRVRVILHHPECVKQVLVTSDPKPVGFGEPYRHGLPWLGEGLLMSSGQKWKRSRRLLTPAFHFDILKPYVKIYKTCADILSENLNEHADTGKSVEIYNLVSSCTLDIILRCAFSYTTDCQSKRSPWLYPDFIFYRTKQGQKFKSDCDYVHKIAEDIIDKRRRELEREDLSHKRYLDFLDILLTAKDESGNGLTKEDIRNEVDTFLFEGHDTTASAISWILYSLAENPECQQKCQEEIDKVVSETKSGQLEWKDLGKLDYLTECIKEGMRVHSPVPGVSRVNTQPIKVDDVTIPPGTIILINFYALHHNPTVWGQDHMEFKPERFNRDNSEKRDSFAFCPFSAGPRNCIGQNFAMSEEKVVLASLLRRFSFSLDKDHKVDKVIAAVMRPVDGIKLYIRSRDN, from the exons ATGGAAGCAGTAAGAGGGGACTGGCTTCATCTTTTGTTGCTACTGACCTTGGCCTGCCTCGTTATCGTTATCGTCAGACTTGTCGTCGGACTGTACCACCGGAGGATCCTATTCCGAGGCTTCCCGGAACCGATAGAAGAGAGACACTGGCTATTTGGTCACCTACTAGTG tttgcTGGAAAGACTTCAAGATTAGACAAAGTCTTAGAATGGACGGCAAAATTTCCAAAGATGTTTATCATCAGGCCCGGACCTTTCCGTGTCCGTGTCATCCTCCATCATCCGGAGTGTGTCAAACAGGTGCTCGTGACGTCAG ATCCTAAACCGGTCGGGTTCGGTGAACCGTACCGCCATGGACTTCCGTGGCTGGGGGAGGGACTTCTCATGTCCAGTGGACAAAAATGGAAGCGCTCCAGACGTCTGCTTACTCCCGCCTTCCATTTTGACATCCTGAAACCTTACGTGAAAATCTACAAGACCTGTGCAGATATATTATCG GAAAACCTCAATGAACATGCCGACACAGGTAAAAGCGTTGAAATATACAACCTGGTCAGCTCCTGTACATTGGATATAATTCTAAGGTGTGCCTTCTCCTATACAACAGATTGTCAGAGCAAAAG GTCGCCCTGGTTGTACCCGGATTTCATTTTCTACAGAACAAAAcaaggtcaaaaatttaaatcagatTGCGATTATGTCCACAAGATTGCTGAGGATATCATTGACAAGCGTCGGAGGGAGCTA GAACGCGAGGATTTATCACACAAACGATATCTCGATTTCTTGGACATCTTATTAACTGCGAAAGATGAAAGCGGAAATGGATTGACTAAAGAGGATATCCGAAATGAAGTTGACACGTTTTTGTTTGAAG GTCATGACACTACAGCTAGCGCCATCTCGTGGATCCTCTATTCTCTGGCGGAGAACCCTGAATGTCAGCAGAAATGTCAGGAAGAAATCGATAAGGTCGTCAGTGAGACCAAGTCTGGACAACTCGAGTG GAAGGATTTGGGAAAGTTGGACTACCTTACCGAGTGTATCAAGGAAGGTATGCGGGTTCACTCCCCTGTCCCAGGGGTGTCCAGAGTTAACACCCAGCCAATAAAGGTAGACGATGTCACCATACCCCCGGGCACCATAATTCTTATCAACTTCTACGCACTGCATCACAACCCAACAGTATGGGGCCAGGATCATATGGAGTTTAAACCGGAAAGGTTCAACAGAGATAATTCGGAAAAAAGAGATTCCTTCGCGTTTTGTCCATTCTCGGCGGGACCTAG AAACTGTATAGGACAAAACTTTGCCATGAGCGAAGAGAAAGTGGTGTTAGCTAGCCTATTACGTAG GTTTTCCTTTTCGTTGGACAAGGATCATAAGGTTGATAAAGTGATAGCAGCTGTCATGCGACCTGTGGATGGCATCAAATTGTACATTCGGTCAAGAGACAACTAA